A segment of the Alkalispirillum mobile genome:
CCAGACTGTAGCCCAGCGGCCGTACGTGCGCCGGCAGGGCCCGGTAGACCCGCTGACCGAAGGCGTCGTCCAGGTTGAGCACCGCGTAGCGCAGGTCCGGCACCCCGAACAGCCGCGACTTGGCCCGCGCGTAACTGCGCAAGTCGCCGTGGTAGTCCAGGTGATCGCGACCCAGGTTGGTAAGCACCGCCGTGTGGAAGGGGATGCCCGCGACCCGGTACTGGTCCAGGGCGTGCGAGGAGACCTCCATGGCCACCTGGCCCGCGCCCTCGTCCCGCAAGCGGGCCAGGGTGCGCTGCAGGCTGACCGCGTCGGGGGTGGTGTGACTGCCGGGGTGCAGGTCATCGGGGTAACCGCTGCCTAGGGTGCCGATCACCGCGCAGCGGTTGCTCTTACCGTCCAGCACCTGGGCCAGGAACTGGCTCACCGAGGTCTTCCCGTCCGTGCCGGTGACACCTACCATGCGCAGCCGGGTAGCGGGCTCGTCGTAGAACCGGGCGGCGATATGTCCCAGGCGGCGGGCAAGGTCCGGCACCTGCACCAGGGGTGCGCCGGCCTGCTCCGCCAGGGCCTTGTCGGCCTCGGTGGGGGCGGCGTCGTCGGCCGGCTCCCAGAGCACGGCCCGCGCGCCGGCCTCCAGCGCACCCCGGAGGTAGTCCAGCCCGTGGTGGCGGGTACCCCGGAGTGCCACAAAGACGAAGCCGGGCTCGATGTCCCGGCTGTCCACTGCCAGCCCGCTGACCGGGCGGTCATCGCCGTCGGACAGGGGCAGCCAGGGTTGCAGCAGCGCCTTGAGCCGGGTCATGGCCGCGCCTCCCCGCCGGCGACGATCATGCCCTCGGGCGTGGCCTCGCCGTCGGGCGCGATGTTAAGCAGTCGCAGGGCCCCGGCCATGACCTGGCCGAAGACGGGAGCAGCGACCTGGCCGCCGTAGTAGCCGCCCCGGCTGGGCTCGTCCACCAGCACCACCATCGCCAGACGCGGCGCACTCACCGGTGCCACTCCGGCGAACATCGCGATATAGCCGTCATCCTCCCCGTAGCCGGTGGCGCCGGCCTTTCGCACGGTACCGGTCTTGCCGGCGATCCGGTAACCGGGCACGGCGGCGCGGGTCCCGGTGCCACCGGGCAGGGTCACGGTCTCGAGCATCTCGAGCACCTGGCGCGCGAACCGCGGTTCCAGGACCTGCTCCTCTTCGTCCGGCGCCTGGCCGTTGCGGTTCAGCAGCGTGACCGGGCGCTGGACACCGTCGGCGGCCAGTGTCGCGTAGGCCCGGGCGATCTGCAGCGGGGTAGCGCTCAGCCCGTAGCCGAAGGAGAGGGTGGCCTGCTGAACCTCGTCGCGCGGGGGGATGCTGCTGACGCTGCCAGTAGCCTCGCCCTGGAAGCCCACGAAGGTGCTGCTGCCGAAGCCCATCTGCAGCAGCAGCCCCCAGAGCGCTTCCTCGTCCATGTCCAGCGCCAGGCGCACGGCGCCCACGTTGCTGGACTTCTGCAACATGGTGGTGACGTCGATCTCGCCGTAATCGCGGATGTCCCGGATGGTATGCCGGCCCACGCGCAGGGTACCGGGGCTGGTAGCCAACGAGGTGTCGGGCTGCGCGACCCCGGCCTGCATGGCGGCCATGGCGGTGAACGGTTTGATCAGCGAACCGGGCTCGTAGGTGTCGATGATGGCGCGGTTGCGCTGGATCCCGTTGCCGATCTCGTGCCGGCGGTGCGGGTTGAAGCCCGGCTGGTTGACCATCGCCAGCACCTCACCCGACTGGATGTCCAGCAGCACGAGCGAGCCGCTCACCGCCTCGTGCTCCCGGACCGCGCGCTTGAGCTCGCGGTAGGCCAGGTACTGGAGGCGACGGTCAACGCTGAGCGCCAGGTCACGGCCGGCCCGGGGCTCGCGCAGCAGTTCCACATCCTCCACCACCCGGCCCAGCCGGTCCTGGATGACGCGCTTGCGGCCCGGCTCACCCCGCAACCAGGCGTCGTAGGTGAGCTCCAGCCCCTCCTGCCCCTGATCGTCGATGTTGGTGAAGCCCAGCAGGTGGGCGCTGACCTCGCCCGAGGGGTAGAAGCGCCGGTACTCCTGCTGCAGGGCGACGCCGGGCAGGCCCGCCTGACGCACCCCCTCGGCCAGGTCCGGCGTCACGTGGCGACGAATCCAGGCAAACTCACTGCCGGGGCGCGCCTCCAGGCGCTGCCTGAGTGCGACCGGGGACAGCCCCAGGATGTCGGCCAGTTGCCCGATCGCCTCCGGGTGTTCCCGCAACTGGCCCGGATCCGCCCAGACCGAGTCCACCGGGGAGCTGATGGCCAGCGGCTCGCCGTGGCG
Coding sequences within it:
- a CDS encoding peptidoglycan D,D-transpeptidase FtsI family protein, whose amino-acid sequence is MNRRAQEHAQPEVAVWRLGVVALAFVVLVAALAWRTVELQVLDRQFLQTQGEARQMRTRSMPAHRGVITDRHGEPLAISSPVDSVWADPGQLREHPEAIGQLADILGLSPVALRQRLEARPGSEFAWIRRHVTPDLAEGVRQAGLPGVALQQEYRRFYPSGEVSAHLLGFTNIDDQGQEGLELTYDAWLRGEPGRKRVIQDRLGRVVEDVELLREPRAGRDLALSVDRRLQYLAYRELKRAVREHEAVSGSLVLLDIQSGEVLAMVNQPGFNPHRRHEIGNGIQRNRAIIDTYEPGSLIKPFTAMAAMQAGVAQPDTSLATSPGTLRVGRHTIRDIRDYGEIDVTTMLQKSSNVGAVRLALDMDEEALWGLLLQMGFGSSTFVGFQGEATGSVSSIPPRDEVQQATLSFGYGLSATPLQIARAYATLAADGVQRPVTLLNRNGQAPDEEEQVLEPRFARQVLEMLETVTLPGGTGTRAAVPGYRIAGKTGTVRKAGATGYGEDDGYIAMFAGVAPVSAPRLAMVVLVDEPSRGGYYGGQVAAPVFGQVMAGALRLLNIAPDGEATPEGMIVAGGEARP
- a CDS encoding UDP-N-acetylmuramoyl-L-alanyl-D-glutamate--2,6-diaminopimelate ligase, with translation MTRLKALLQPWLPLSDGDDRPVSGLAVDSRDIEPGFVFVALRGTRHHGLDYLRGALEAGARAVLWEPADDAAPTEADKALAEQAGAPLVQVPDLARRLGHIAARFYDEPATRLRMVGVTGTDGKTSVSQFLAQVLDGKSNRCAVIGTLGSGYPDDLHPGSHTTPDAVSLQRTLARLRDEGAGQVAMEVSSHALDQYRVAGIPFHTAVLTNLGRDHLDYHGDLRSYARAKSRLFGVPDLRYAVLNLDDAFGQRVYRALPAHVRPLGYSLAGHEQAQVLGSQLDLQPDGIHMTVRTDWGDEAVRVPLLGAFNAANVLAVIGAALTMGMKMPEIAQRLRHLHPVPGRMERFARKGRATVIVDYAHTPAALRGALEAVRAHFPGAVWLVFGCGGDRDRGKRPLMGEAAAELADHVVLTDDNPRLEDPAQIIADIRQGGVGRGWKVQRDREQAIRHAIGRAAEGDVVLVAGKGHETVQQIAGRTLPFSDRVAVRLAMDEEGA